A region from the Aegilops tauschii subsp. strangulata cultivar AL8/78 chromosome 5, Aet v6.0, whole genome shotgun sequence genome encodes:
- the LOC109739656 gene encoding uncharacterized protein, which produces MAQLPPELPDDVVEEILRRLPPDEPAHLARASLVSKPWCRLLCNPAFRRSYHRAPPMLGFFHNAGSYDHPVARFVRSKALCPRYPDISNFRVRDCRHGRVLLQARRSSLFVVWDPMTGSRREVRRPAGLVAYEYDVVVLCALGGACNHHACHEGPFLVVYVGIKVMTKAISACVYSSDTGKWSAQTSAYIFKKSLNCVVSTAIVGGALYFPCSDYGKNRHEIIKYDWSRHCLSVIDMPRWVNSGPSCCPLLAAPEDGRLGFAQLITYYGTQPRALLRMCSRDVNADGDGSIYAWTDRREIDLNALLPTGDRATKLYLHGSVEGTDIVFIVTNSCPFVLYEIDLKSLQTRKLYEGKGEGRITHNIFPFMSFYTPAAILASVGDTATVVRPVPRKSKRKRKHNLKVMGPDWLK; this is translated from the exons ATGGCGCAACTGCCTCCAGAGCTTCCTGACGATGTCGTGGAGGAAATTCTCCGGCGTCTCCCGCCGGACGAGCCGGCCCACCTCGCCCGCGCATCACTCGTCTCCAAGCCCTGGTGCCGCCTCCTCTGCAACCCCGCCTTCCGCCGCAGCTACCACAGGGCGCCACCCATGCTGGGCTTCTTCCACAACGCTGGCTCCTACGACCACCCGGTGGCCCGCTTCGTCCGCTCCAAAGCCTTGTGCCCGCGCTATCCGGATATCAGCAACTTCCGTGTTCGTGACTGCCGACACGGCCGGGTCCTCCTCCAAGCCAGAAGGAGCTCTCTGTTCGTCGTCTGGGACCCCATGACGGGCAGCCGGAGGGAGGTGCGCCGGCCTGCTGGCCTTGTGGCCTACGAGTATGATGTCGTGGTGCTGTGCGCTTTGGGAGGAGCCTGCAACCACCACGCCTGCCATGAGGGCCCCTTCCTCGTGGTATACGTAGGCATCAAAGTCATGACAAAGGCAATAAGCGCCTGCGTGTACTCGTCTGACACGGGCAAATGGAGCGCGCAGACTTCTGCGTACATCTTCAAAAAGAGTTTGAATTGCGTAGTCAGTACTGCCATTGTCGGAGGTGCACTCTATTTCCCCTGCTCTGATTACGGTAAGAATCGCCATGAAATTATCAAGTATGACTGGAGCAGGCATTGCCTATCAGTGATTGACATGCCGCGTTGGGTTAATTCTGGTCCTTCCTGCTGTCCCCTTCTTGCGGCACCGGAGGACGGTAGGCTGGGATTTGCCCAACTGATAACGTACTACGGTACCCAACCGAGAGCCCTCCTCCGCATGTGTTCGAGGGACGTGAATGCCGATGGGGACGGGTCCATTTATGCGTGGACAGATCGCAGAGAAATTGATCTCAACGCACTCCTCCCAACTGGAGATCGCGCGACCAAATTATATTTGCATGGCTCTGTGGAAGGCACTGACATCGTTTTCATCGTCACAAATAGCTGTCCTTTTGTCCTCTATGAGATTGATCTCAAGTCCCTGCAGACGAGGAAATTGTATGAAggaaaaggagaaggaagaaTCACCCATAATATCTTCCCCTTCATGAGCTTCTACACTCCAGCAG CAATACTTGCTTCGGTGGGAGACACGGCGACCGTTGTTAGACCAGTGCCACGCAAAAGCAAGAGGAAGCGGAAACACAACCTGAAGGTGATGGGCCCAGATTGGCTGAAGTAG